GCCGCAACGATCGCTGGATGCAGGTGCAATGGCCGCAGGCGATGGGCTACTTCACCCGCGCCGACCTGCCGTACTACTACCCGCTGGCCGACAGCTTCACCGTGTGCGATGCCTATCACGCCTCGATGCTCGGGCCGACCAATCCCAATCGCCTGTACCTGATGAGCGGCCGCGCCTCGGCCAACGCCGACGGCAGCGGCGTGCACACCAGCAACGACATGGCCGACACCGGCGGC
The nucleotide sequence above comes from Salifodinibacter halophilus. Encoded proteins:
- a CDS encoding phospholipase C, phosphocholine-specific: RNDRWMQVQWPQAMGYFTRADLPYYYPLADSFTVCDAYHASMLGPTNPNRLYLMSGRASANADGSGVHTSNDMADTGG